One Prosthecochloris marina DNA segment encodes these proteins:
- a CDS encoding P-II family nitrogen regulator: MKEIIAIIRMKKMNETKQALIDAGISSFTALGRILGRGKGQVHFDILEGAENGYQEAIEQLGGPPRLVAKRLIAIVVPDEMKQTAIDTIIKTNQTGKPGDGKIFVTDITDSIRVRTGEIGDAALV, from the coding sequence ATGAAAGAGATCATTGCAATTATCAGGATGAAAAAAATGAATGAAACAAAGCAGGCACTCATCGACGCCGGCATCTCTTCATTTACCGCCCTCGGACGCATTCTCGGGAGAGGAAAAGGTCAAGTGCATTTCGATATTCTGGAAGGCGCCGAAAACGGTTACCAGGAAGCAATAGAGCAGCTTGGTGGACCACCCCGCCTGGTTGCGAAAAGACTCATTGCCATTGTGGTACCTGATGAGATGAAACAAACCGCCATCGACACAATAATTAAAACAAATCAGACCGGAAAACCCGGTGACGGCAAAATCTTCGTTACCGACATCACCGACAGCATCAGGGTTCGTACAGGAGAAATCGGCGATGCAGCGCTTGTATAA